In Candidatus Methylomirabilota bacterium, the following are encoded in one genomic region:
- a CDS encoding cupin domain-containing protein, with product MADMKVVRLSQTEVVKFGPDATYQLILGDDEGTTPIRTGIQTSEPGYVAPVHSHPYMEVLHILDGVAEAWVDGQEDRKVRLEKGDTIALPPNVPHSFRVVGDQVLRLLGTHVSPKRIVEYKDGRATDSRGYQINP from the coding sequence ATGGCCGACATGAAGGTGGTTCGTCTCAGCCAGACGGAGGTCGTGAAGTTCGGTCCGGACGCCACGTATCAGCTCATCCTCGGCGACGACGAGGGGACGACGCCGATCCGTACGGGCATCCAGACCTCCGAGCCCGGTTACGTCGCGCCCGTGCATTCCCACCCGTACATGGAAGTGCTGCACATCCTCGACGGCGTCGCCGAGGCCTGGGTGGACGGCCAGGAGGATCGCAAGGTGCGCCTGGAGAAAGGCGACACCATCGCCCTGCCCCCGAACGTCCCGCACAGCTTTCGCGTCGTCGGCGATCAGGTGCTGAGGCTCCTCGGTACCCACGTCTCGCCCAAGCGCATCGTCGAGTACAAGGACGGCCGCGCCACCGATTCGAGAGGCTACCAGATCAACCCGTAA